A window of the Neofelis nebulosa isolate mNeoNeb1 chromosome 13, mNeoNeb1.pri, whole genome shotgun sequence genome harbors these coding sequences:
- the ZWINT gene encoding ZW10 interactor — MEVAEDGVRGPALEALGKLAHVLEPTGLQEEAELPAQLLAEFVMDSRKKDKLLCSQLQVVDFLQNFLAREDTAQGPEPLASEDASRQKAVAAKEQWKELKATYQEHVEAITRALSLALPRMEEAQRKRAQLQEALEQLQAKKQVAMEKLRTAQEQWRLHQEKRLQQLAEASAEVRLRQTGAQQELRRLHQELGALRQQAGQERDRLQRHQTFLQLLHTLQGQLPFPEAETEPPRKLDPAEDEPQQRNTGDAVGRDGAGPPEADGPPPAVDVGSPWLPEGQRHGKGS; from the exons ATGGAGGTGGCGGAAGACGGGGTGCGGGGCCCCGCGCTAGA GGCCCTGGGCAAGCTGGCACACGTCCTGGAGCCTACAGGCCTGCAAGAGGAGGCGGAGCTGCCGGCCCAGCTCCTGGCGGAGTTTGTGATG GACTCCCGGAAGAAAGACAAGCTGCTGTGCAGCCAGCTGCAGGTGGTAGACTTCCTGCAGAACTTCCTGGCTCGGGAGGACACTGCCCAGGGACCAGAGCCCTTGGCTTCTGAAGACGCCAGCC GGCAGAAGGCAGTTGCTGCCAAGGAGCAGTGGAAAGAGCTGAAGGCCACCTACCAAGAGCATGTGGAGGCCATCACCAGGGCCCTGAGCCTGGCCTTGCCCAGGATGGAGGAGGCCCAGAGGAAGCGGGCGCAGCTCCAGGAAGCCCTTGAACAGCTCCAGGCCAAG AAGCAAGTGGCCATGGAGAAGCTGAGAACAGCCCAGGAGCAGTGGCGGCTGCACCAG GAGAAGCGTCTGCAGCAGCTGGCGGAAGCTTCTGCGGAGGTGAGGCTGCGGCAGACGGGGGCCCAGCAGGAGCTCCGGCGTCTCCATCAGGAGCTTGGAGCCCTACGGCAGCAGGCGGGGCAGGAACGGGACAGGCTACAGAG GCACCAGACCTTCCTCCAGCTGCTGCACACCCTGCAGGGTCAGCTGCCGTTTCCCGAGGCAGAGACGGAGCCCCCACGGAAGCTGGACCCTGCCGAGGATGAGCCCCAGCAGCGGAACACCGGGGATGCCGTGGGGAGAGACGGGGCTGGGCCACCCGAG GCTGACGGCCCACCGCCTGCTGTGGACGTAGGCTCGCCGTGGCTCCCTGAGGGGCAGCGCCACGGGAAAGGAAGCTAG